AGTGAATAATCTTCTGCGAATGGGCATAGGCCGACGCTTCGAGCATCTGGGAAGTCAGGTCGAGAATCGTCGCGATCGACATTCGGCTGCGCAGGCGTTCGGACAGCGTCTTTTCGCCCAGCGGGTAGACGATGACGAACTGATCATCGATGAAGCTGGCATCTTTGAGAGCTAGGATGTTCGGATGGCTGAGCCGGCTCAGCATGCGGACTTCGCGGCGGAAGTCGTTCAGGCTCTGGTCGTTGACATATCCCGGATGCGGAGCCTTGAGGGCGACGCGAATCCCTTCGATCGTATCAAAAGCCTGATAGACCGAAGCGAAGCCGCCTTCAGCCAGCTTTCGCTCGATGCGATATTTTCCCAGCAGTTGTCGAGTTCTCAGCGTGGCGATGACATTGCTCCCAGTCAGAGTTCGTCAGAAGATTGCCGAGCCCCAGGGCGTCAACCAATCATCTCAGACGTTGAGCCGATCGTTCCTCCCGTCGCAAAGATGCCTGGCAACGATGCTGCGGAGTGTGCGCAAGGAATCGGCGGATTCGTCTCTGATGATTTATCGGACGAAGCGGAAAAGTCGCCTTAATGGAATCCGGGCCCGCGTTTGACACATTCGCTAAACGAGCGACATAATGAGTCGCTGATTCGTCCTGGCGAATTGGGGCTGATTTTGCGGCTTCGGCAAGCTGTTACCGAGTCTGTCGAACGTGCCGGTCAGACCTGGAATCCAGACGTTTCTGAACGGTAGAGGTGATTTCCGCGGAAGATTTTCATCGTTCGCGGAACGACTCTCGGTGAGAATACCCCACCAGACGCACATCAAACTCCCAGCGCGGACACGTCATTCCATTGCGTCCGTGTGTCGTCCATGAGGATCAAAAGTCGTGAAACTATACGCACTCATTTTCACAACTGCATTGCTGTTTTCAACGACATTGCAGGCTGCTCCCCCAAATATCGTCATGATTATTTCTGACGATCAGGCCTGGGGCGACTACAGCTTCATGGGCCACGAGCACATTCGGACTCCCAACCTCGACACGCTGGCCGCAAATTCGCTGACTTTCACCCGCGGCTACGTGCCCGACAGTCTCTGTCGGCCGTCTCTGGTGACGATGATCACCGGCTTGTATCCGCATCAGCACGGCGTTGTCGGTAACGATCCTCCCCCGCCGGCGGAACTGGCCGACAAGCCCAAGAGAGTCCAGTTTTCCTCACCGGAATATCTTGCCATTCGCAACGAATACCTTAAGCACATCGACGACGATCCCAAGCTGCCCGAGATTCTCAAGGAAAAGGGATACGTGAGTCATCAGTCGGGAAAATGGTGGGAAGGCCACTACACTCGCGGCGGCTTCACGCACGGCATGACCCACGGTGATCGTACCAAGGGAGGCCGTCATGGCGATGAGGGCCTGAAGATCGGTCGGCAGGGCAATAAAGAGGTCGAAGACTTCATCGATATGGCGGTCGAACAGGAGAAGCCATTCTTCGTCTGGTACGCTCCGTTCCTGCCCCACACGCCCCACAATCCGCCGGAGCGAATTCTGCAGAAGTACCGTTCCAAGACCCCGCACGAATCGATCGCCAAGTACTGGGCAATGTGCGAATGGTTCGACGAATGCTGCGGCGAGCTGATCAACTACGTCGATGGGAAGGGCCTGGCCGACGAGACGATCTTCGTGTACGTCACCGACAACGGCTGGATCACCGAAGAGGACTCGAGCCGTTACGCCCCGCGTTCCAAGCGGTCTCAGTACGAAGGCGGAACCCGGACGCCGAT
The sequence above is a segment of the Rubinisphaera margarita genome. Coding sequences within it:
- a CDS encoding sulfatase family protein; amino-acid sequence: MKLYALIFTTALLFSTTLQAAPPNIVMIISDDQAWGDYSFMGHEHIRTPNLDTLAANSLTFTRGYVPDSLCRPSLVTMITGLYPHQHGVVGNDPPPPAELADKPKRVQFSSPEYLAIRNEYLKHIDDDPKLPEILKEKGYVSHQSGKWWEGHYTRGGFTHGMTHGDRTKGGRHGDEGLKIGRQGNKEVEDFIDMAVEQEKPFFVWYAPFLPHTPHNPPERILQKYRSKTPHESIAKYWAMCEWFDECCGELINYVDGKGLADETIFVYVTDNGWITEEDSSRYAPRSKRSQYEGGTRTPIMIRWSGHVTPDMNETDLASSIDLVPTLLHAVGLEDQITPEMQGINLLDADAVTARKQIYGEILKHDIQHMTDPVASLRFRWIIEGDWKLIVPHDGREPDADVELFNLAEDPHENKDLADKKPQLVERLTKELNDWWSVE